A single genomic interval of Lusitaniella coriacea LEGE 07157 harbors:
- a CDS encoding GAF domain-containing sensor histidine kinase encodes MLEFIRDLFFSHSYMPHGQCYLWQSELIRLHVFSDGLIALAYYSIPLLLLYFVRNRTNIPFKNVFILFSLFILSCGTTHLMAIWTLWHPAYWLSGFIKAGTALVSGYTAIAIVPILPRALAIPSAGELEAANQNLEREILERKQAEANLEYQLQFDRAISKISTRFINLKLENITEGINQALQEIAEFIQADTSYIFQLSDDRATFTMTHEWVAPGQTPRIEQAKNVPYKAFPWSTSKLLNGEILHVPSIANLPEAIIDCRSWQPFNLKSLICVPMAFRDRVLGWVGFACCDKEQVWSPSSTQLLKMFAEILTNTLQRQETEEALRRLNEELESRVEERTAALKESEERLQLALEASQEGIWDWNIATGEVYLSREWLEMLDYEVGELPESFSTWEKLIHPEDKPWVMKQLDAYLKDFSVPYNFDYRMRNKAGEWQWIGNYGKVVARDERGQPLRMTGTHKDIRDRKQVEEALRESEERFRSMANSAPVLIWMSGTDAKCSFFNQIWLDFTGRTLKQEVGKGWTESVHPEDLQYCLDTYLAAFEARKSFEIEYRIRRVDGAYRWVLNSGIPRFTPQGNFTGYIGSCIDISDRRDAEQQLLQVNAELRQSNQELEQFAYVASHDLREPLRMVTSFTKLLSQRYSGRLDAEADRIIHFAVDGAIRMQALIDDLLTYSRLGRKVNLQIIDCDKVLDSVLANLKILLEEVNHAIARSPLPTLQGDRGKLVQLFQNLLSNAIKYHSERPLKINIGVREQKNSWLFWISDNGMGIAPQYQKQIFLIFQRLHTKEEYPGTGIGLAICQKIVEGHGGKIWVESQFGEGSTFYFTLPRYAQD; translated from the coding sequence ATGCTGGAATTTATTCGAGATTTATTCTTCTCGCACTCCTATATGCCTCACGGACAGTGCTATTTGTGGCAATCGGAACTCATTAGATTACACGTTTTCTCCGACGGACTGATTGCTCTGGCATACTACTCCATTCCTTTACTCCTGCTCTACTTTGTTCGCAATCGCACAAATATTCCCTTTAAAAATGTATTTATTCTCTTCAGTCTTTTTATCCTCAGTTGCGGAACCACTCACCTTATGGCAATTTGGACGCTGTGGCATCCGGCATACTGGCTATCGGGGTTCATCAAAGCAGGCACTGCATTGGTATCTGGCTACACCGCAATCGCAATAGTTCCCATTCTTCCCCGAGCCTTAGCTATCCCCAGTGCAGGGGAACTCGAAGCAGCCAATCAAAACCTAGAAAGGGAAATTCTCGAACGCAAACAAGCCGAAGCCAATCTTGAATACCAACTTCAATTCGATCGCGCGATCTCTAAAATTTCCACTCGTTTCATCAATTTAAAACTGGAAAATATCACCGAAGGCATTAACCAAGCCTTGCAGGAAATTGCCGAATTTATCCAAGCGGATACCAGTTATATTTTTCAACTCTCCGACGATCGCGCGACCTTCACAATGACCCATGAATGGGTTGCACCGGGACAAACTCCCCGAATCGAACAGGCAAAAAATGTTCCCTACAAGGCGTTTCCCTGGTCAACCTCAAAGCTACTCAACGGCGAAATACTCCACGTTCCTAGCATTGCTAACTTACCTGAAGCAATAATCGATTGCCGCAGTTGGCAACCTTTTAACCTCAAGTCCCTCATTTGCGTCCCAATGGCATTCCGCGATCGCGTTTTGGGTTGGGTTGGTTTTGCCTGCTGTGACAAAGAGCAAGTTTGGTCCCCCAGCAGCACTCAACTGTTGAAAATGTTTGCAGAAATTCTTACCAATACTTTGCAACGACAGGAAACCGAAGAAGCGCTACGACGCTTAAACGAGGAACTCGAAAGCCGCGTTGAAGAACGAACCGCCGCATTAAAAGAGAGTGAAGAGCGCTTGCAGTTAGCTCTCGAAGCCTCTCAGGAGGGAATATGGGACTGGAATATCGCCACGGGAGAGGTTTATTTAAGCCGGGAATGGCTGGAAATGCTGGATTATGAAGTCGGCGAACTTCCCGAAAGTTTTAGCACTTGGGAGAAGTTAATCCATCCAGAGGATAAACCCTGGGTTATGAAGCAATTAGACGCATACCTGAAGGATTTTTCTGTTCCCTACAACTTCGATTATCGGATGCGAAACAAGGCAGGGGAATGGCAATGGATTGGGAATTATGGCAAAGTTGTTGCTCGCGATGAGAGGGGTCAACCCTTGCGCATGACTGGAACCCACAAAGATATTCGCGATCGCAAACAAGTAGAAGAAGCACTGCGAGAAAGCGAAGAACGATTTCGTTCGATGGCAAATAGCGCTCCGGTTTTGATTTGGATGTCCGGAACGGACGCGAAGTGTTCTTTTTTCAATCAGATTTGGTTAGATTTTACCGGACGAACCTTGAAACAAGAAGTAGGAAAAGGTTGGACAGAAAGCGTTCATCCTGAAGATTTACAATATTGTCTCGATACTTATTTAGCGGCATTTGAAGCTCGCAAATCCTTTGAAATAGAATACCGAATCAGACGAGTAGATGGCGCATATCGCTGGGTACTCAATTCCGGAATCCCGCGATTTACTCCCCAAGGCAACTTTACAGGCTACATTGGGTCTTGTATTGATATCAGCGATCGCAGAGATGCCGAGCAGCAATTATTGCAAGTGAACGCCGAACTTCGACAGTCCAATCAAGAACTTGAACAATTTGCCTATGTTGCATCCCACGACTTACGAGAACCCCTGCGCATGGTAACAAGCTTCACCAAATTACTATCACAACGCTATTCGGGACGACTCGACGCAGAAGCGGATAGGATTATTCATTTTGCTGTGGATGGGGCAATCCGAATGCAAGCATTGATTGACGATTTATTGACCTACTCTCGTTTGGGACGTAAGGTAAATCTGCAAATAATTGATTGCGATAAAGTGTTAGATAGCGTTCTGGCTAATTTAAAGATCCTCCTGGAGGAAGTGAATCACGCGATCGCGCGATCTCCCTTACCCACCCTACAAGGCGATCGCGGAAAACTCGTTCAACTCTTCCAAAACCTCCTCAGCAACGCGATTAAGTACCACAGCGAGCGCCCGCTCAAAATCAACATCGGTGTTCGGGAGCAAAAAAATAGTTGGTTATTTTGGATTTCCGATAATGGAATGGGTATTGCCCCTCAATACCAAAAACAGATTTTCCTAATCTTTCAACGCCTACACACCAAGGAAGAATATCCGGGAACGGGTATTGGTTTAGCGATTTGCCAAAAAATTGTCGAAGGTCATGGGGGAAAAATTTGGGTCGAATCGCAATTCGGAGAGGGATCGACATTTTATTTTACATTGCCTCGATACGCTCAAGACTAA
- a CDS encoding cysteine dioxygenase family protein → MSLQSPENETFDVQNWLVTNDGSCQKLARVPSPSQGKSPYRLYRFLSDLDDVLERAIDDTQRLELICPLVRRLLSESPWLQLSYDLPDPKKGWSVSMLYDEPDYPLTIQMVAWEPGRVSPIHNHATWGIVALLDGEEKNTFWQRSQDSEHPDRIEPCGDRVLYPGDIIALLPEAIHCVEATRDRPTISFNLYGETQYDRRFTFNPETHTATLF, encoded by the coding sequence ATGTCCCTGCAATCCCCAGAAAATGAAACATTCGACGTTCAAAATTGGCTCGTTACCAATGATGGGAGTTGTCAGAAATTGGCACGGGTTCCCAGTCCTTCCCAGGGGAAAAGTCCTTACCGCTTGTATCGGTTTCTCAGCGATCTCGACGATGTATTGGAACGCGCGATCGACGATACTCAACGATTAGAACTGATCTGTCCCTTGGTGCGACGCTTGTTGAGCGAGTCTCCTTGGTTGCAACTGAGTTACGATCTTCCCGATCCTAAAAAAGGGTGGTCTGTTTCGATGCTTTACGACGAACCCGACTATCCTCTCACCATACAAATGGTTGCGTGGGAACCGGGACGAGTTTCACCCATTCACAACCATGCAACCTGGGGGATCGTTGCGTTGCTCGATGGGGAAGAGAAAAATACATTTTGGCAGAGATCGCAAGATTCCGAACATCCGGATCGGATCGAACCCTGCGGCGATCGCGTACTTTATCCTGGGGATATTATCGCCCTTTTACCCGAAGCCATTCACTGCGTTGAAGCCACGCGCGATCGCCCGACCATTTCCTTTAACCTCTACGGCGAAACCCAATACGATCGGCGCTTTACCTTCAATCCCGAAACCCATACCGCGACTTTATTTTAG
- the tsaB gene encoding tRNA (adenosine(37)-N6)-threonylcarbamoyltransferase complex dimerization subunit type 1 TsaB: MSNSLHQPLYGLALHATSPQLGLLLGEVEGTFRHQTWELGRKLSTDLHHCLIEFIKPQQWSDLSFIAVAKGPGSFTSTRIGLVAARTLAQQLEIPLFAISTLAAFAKYKQRADSLDPKKTLAVQMQARREQLFVAIYQLTAQGTLEVLLADTTLTPEIWQEKLEQLDCSYHLLEAPENLGETVTGVFDLAVLEWQVGKRNHWSEALPFYGMHPVN, encoded by the coding sequence ATGTCTAATTCCCTTCATCAACCCCTATATGGTCTTGCACTACACGCGACTAGTCCGCAATTGGGACTTTTGCTAGGAGAAGTGGAAGGTACTTTCCGCCACCAAACTTGGGAATTGGGTCGAAAATTATCGACAGATTTACATCATTGTTTGATTGAATTTATTAAACCGCAACAGTGGTCGGATTTGAGTTTTATTGCAGTAGCCAAAGGTCCAGGAAGTTTTACCAGTACGCGAATCGGACTGGTTGCAGCGCGAACCTTGGCACAACAACTTGAAATTCCACTCTTCGCCATCTCAACCTTAGCCGCTTTTGCAAAATATAAACAGCGTGCTGACTCCTTAGATCCTAAAAAAACCCTCGCCGTACAAATGCAAGCAAGGCGAGAGCAATTATTTGTCGCCATTTATCAACTCACAGCACAAGGAACCCTCGAAGTTCTGTTAGCCGATACAACCCTAACCCCAGAGATTTGGCAAGAAAAGTTAGAGCAATTAGATTGCTCGTATCACCTCCTAGAAGCACCTGAAAACCTGGGTGAAACGGTTACTGGCGTTTTTGATTTGGCAGTTTTGGAATGGCAAGTGGGAAAGAGAAACCATTGGTCAGAAGCACTTCCTTTCTACGGAATGCACCCTGTTAATTAA
- a CDS encoding glycoside hydrolase family 13 protein yields the protein MEIKTPDWVKHAIFYQIFPDRFAKGKHKPLPYNVPLEEWDLPPTLQGYKGGNLWGAIEKLDYLKDLGINAIYFTPIFQSASNHRYHTHDYYQVDPLLGGNEAFFELLEEAHQREIKVVLDGVFNHSSRGFFFFNDILENGPHSPWVDWFKIEGWPLSAYDGSQPANYGSWVGNRALPEFNHDNPEAREYIMQIGEYWIQQGVDGWRLDVPFEIKTKGFWQEFRTRIKAINPDAYIVGEVWTDSREWLDGTQFDGVMNYLFTGPTIAFSAGDRVMYDLVKSQDYEPYPALDAESYASKIQSLLDLYPWEIQLTQLNLLDSHDTARLISVVGDDRASVELSTLLLMTFPGAPSIYYGDEVGLLGRVDPDCRRVFPDKKDWNLDVLNYHKQLIALRHQYPALQTGKYRVLATEGQVYVFSRTLEQSEVIVAVNSGTESASVQVDGETLKTQPNQSVYGNPEMAWDSGTLQLKLSPRSGCILV from the coding sequence ATGGAAATCAAAACACCAGATTGGGTAAAACACGCAATTTTCTACCAGATTTTCCCCGATCGCTTTGCCAAGGGAAAGCATAAACCATTACCCTATAACGTTCCTTTAGAAGAATGGGATTTACCCCCAACCCTACAGGGATACAAGGGTGGAAACTTATGGGGCGCGATCGAAAAGCTAGACTATTTAAAAGACTTAGGCATTAATGCTATTTACTTCACCCCTATTTTTCAATCCGCAAGCAATCACCGCTACCACACCCACGACTATTATCAAGTCGATCCCTTGCTAGGAGGCAATGAAGCCTTTTTTGAACTTCTAGAAGAAGCCCATCAACGAGAAATAAAAGTTGTCTTAGATGGTGTTTTTAATCATTCCAGTCGTGGCTTTTTCTTCTTCAACGACATCTTAGAAAATGGTCCCCATTCTCCTTGGGTTGACTGGTTTAAAATTGAAGGATGGCCCCTCTCTGCTTACGATGGCAGTCAACCCGCAAATTATGGCAGTTGGGTAGGAAACCGCGCTTTACCGGAATTCAATCACGACAATCCCGAAGCACGCGAATATATCATGCAGATTGGTGAATATTGGATTCAGCAAGGCGTTGATGGATGGCGATTAGACGTTCCTTTTGAAATTAAAACAAAGGGATTTTGGCAAGAGTTTCGCACGCGAATTAAAGCAATTAATCCCGATGCTTATATTGTTGGAGAAGTGTGGACAGATTCTCGCGAGTGGTTGGATGGAACCCAATTTGATGGGGTGATGAATTATTTATTCACCGGACCCACTATTGCCTTTAGTGCAGGCGATCGCGTAATGTACGATCTTGTTAAATCCCAGGACTACGAACCCTACCCCGCACTTGATGCAGAAAGCTACGCCAGCAAAATTCAATCTCTTTTAGACCTCTATCCTTGGGAAATTCAACTCACACAACTCAACCTATTAGACAGTCACGATACGGCAAGGTTAATTAGTGTGGTAGGAGACGATCGCGCGAGTGTAGAATTATCAACATTACTCCTCATGACTTTTCCCGGCGCGCCTAGTATTTATTATGGCGATGAAGTCGGTTTGCTGGGACGAGTCGATCCCGATTGTCGTCGTGTTTTTCCTGACAAGAAAGACTGGAATTTAGACGTTTTAAACTATCACAAACAGTTGATCGCACTGCGCCACCAATACCCGGCATTACAAACCGGAAAATATCGCGTCTTAGCCACAGAAGGACAGGTTTATGTTTTTAGTCGGACTTTAGAGCAATCTGAGGTTATTGTTGCGGTTAATTCGGGAACGGAATCTGCCTCTGTTCAAGTGGATGGAGAAACCCTAAAAACTCAACCCAATCAAAGTGTTTATGGCAATCCTGAAATGGCTTGGGATTCGGGAACATTGCAGTTGAAATTGTCTCCTCGAAGCGGTTGTATTTTGGTATAG
- the glpK gene encoding glycerol kinase GlpK: MTSNSPNYIMALDLGTTGNRAILFDRAGQIAAQAYKELTQYYPQPGWVEHDPTEIWQDLNWAMQTVLKDAEIAPRQIAAIGLTVQRETCLLWDKTTGKPLHNAIVWQDRRTAPLCNKLREEGYVDDIYNRTGLVLDAYFSATKLNWLIDWVKTHQSVNWDNVLAGTIDTWALWNLTGGKVHATDHSNASRTMLLDLKTGTWDATLLDRFGIPGEIMPKIQTSLGEFGRTDPKLLGVEIPITAILGDQQAALFAHGCNRPGSLKCTYGTGAFLVSHTGSEIARSQNYLLSTIAWSQAASGESPTLGYALEGSMFTAGACIQWLRDGLKLIETAAETEAMANQVEDNGGVYFVPALSGLGAPHWDMNARGAFLGITRGVQREQMVRAVLEAIAYQAKEVVQAVNEDSGTPIQTLKVDGGACNNNFLMQFQADVLGIPVERPAVLDATAQGAAFAAGLAVGFWDSYDTLVSNRKIDRVFEPGTGATQAQANFTLWKKAVDRAKNWIE; this comes from the coding sequence ATGACCAGCAACTCCCCCAACTACATTATGGCCCTCGACCTCGGAACCACCGGGAATCGAGCCATCCTCTTCGATCGAGCAGGTCAAATCGCCGCTCAAGCTTACAAAGAACTCACGCAATATTATCCCCAACCGGGATGGGTCGAACACGATCCCACAGAAATTTGGCAAGATTTGAATTGGGCAATGCAAACCGTTCTTAAGGACGCGGAAATTGCTCCCCGTCAGATTGCCGCGATCGGACTCACCGTACAACGAGAAACCTGTCTCTTGTGGGACAAAACCACCGGAAAACCCCTGCACAACGCTATCGTGTGGCAAGATCGTCGCACCGCCCCCCTGTGCAACAAACTCCGAGAAGAAGGGTATGTTGACGACATTTACAATCGCACGGGATTAGTCCTCGATGCTTACTTCTCTGCCACCAAATTAAACTGGCTGATCGATTGGGTCAAAACCCATCAATCGGTTAATTGGGACAACGTTCTCGCCGGAACCATCGACACTTGGGCGCTGTGGAATTTGACCGGTGGGAAAGTCCACGCCACCGACCACAGCAATGCCAGCCGGACGATGTTACTCGATCTTAAAACCGGGACTTGGGACGCAACCCTGCTCGACCGCTTTGGCATTCCTGGGGAAATCATGCCGAAGATCCAAACCAGTTTGGGAGAATTTGGACGCACCGATCCAAAGTTACTTGGGGTTGAGATTCCGATTACCGCGATTTTGGGAGATCAGCAGGCGGCGTTGTTTGCCCACGGATGCAACCGTCCGGGTTCGTTGAAATGCACTTACGGAACGGGAGCCTTTTTAGTGTCCCACACGGGTTCGGAGATCGCGCGCTCCCAGAACTACCTCCTCTCCACCATCGCCTGGAGTCAAGCCGCCTCCGGCGAATCCCCCACCCTTGGCTATGCCCTCGAAGGGAGTATGTTTACCGCAGGGGCGTGTATTCAGTGGTTGCGAGACGGATTAAAACTCATTGAAACTGCCGCAGAAACTGAAGCAATGGCAAATCAAGTAGAAGACAATGGGGGGGTTTACTTCGTTCCCGCCCTAAGCGGTCTAGGCGCGCCTCACTGGGACATGAACGCGCGCGGAGCCTTTTTAGGCATTACCAGAGGCGTGCAGCGAGAACAGATGGTACGTGCCGTTCTAGAGGCGATCGCGTACCAAGCCAAAGAAGTCGTCCAAGCGGTGAACGAAGATAGCGGAACGCCCATTCAAACCCTAAAAGTCGATGGCGGAGCCTGTAACAATAACTTCCTGATGCAGTTCCAAGCCGACGTACTCGGCATTCCCGTCGAACGCCCCGCCGTTCTCGACGCAACCGCCCAAGGCGCGGCATTTGCTGCGGGTTTAGCTGTTGGGTTCTGGGACTCCTACGACACCTTAGTGAGCAACCGTAAAATCGATCGCGTTTTTGAACCCGGTACGGGTGCAACCCAAGCCCAAGCTAACTTTACCCTGTGGAAGAAAGCCGTCGATCGCGCAAAAAATTGGATTGAATAA
- the gghA gene encoding glucosylglycerol hydrolase: MDISQHIKLVEGETKALQSWATAVAESEDSYFHKAQQLVSQLGAHYREDGLTQLGFWTPELTAEVIQTEREIYLEVFTPLETIDFRAPQQTIPFRRDSIPLPQQGEFVWGVLSGLQPGTREQAGSFYWLRYYDNVQGVMHVIRDVFANSLPYGSFAPAELYDMEQLQQNRADRSYFQRTALPTALISRASLSEIVLPRVPAPVNILQIHVGTASAEGTFEGLTQIYRQISQKLANKEPLTPAQENYVGYDAIQLLPIEPTIEYRLDDGNEAHEFFAIAGDSELEPEKVSFNRPISITLRKPNTQNWGYDVPILGSTTTNPALLGSLRPDELVDFIATLHNFSQGPIQLIYDLVYGHADNQAIELINRQFFKGPNMYGQDLNHQLPIVRAILLEMQQRKLNTGADGIRIDGGQDFRFFNPLTGRIEQDDPYLLAMSDVVQEIDGYQRLLFTIFEDGRPWPEEGWEKKSTYRDLIALKPESYQWGPLIFAHNTPTLQGFWAQKWQRVCEVMFKGDRWITGCANHDTVRRGNQVALSEKIDWNLGETLPEVINNAYDNPATYLWVYGFSPGLPMDFLNALMRGSWGFFRNTDTRYGVKVVSEEAGFLDWQVTPELYEEPDAFPRLKALGFNKLEVLRQFVKALAIAIVETDYDLEKVAQICQYCLSDTPGVCEIEPLKNLNQADKPEFLALLDIPKLEAFAMAFMEDGYELCRVARYHSAIESGRSCFNLALRNYRHENPWLRENLGERDRFNSVRDEEKTIFYGMRTAPRRKPTDRDRRVVLVAHMGGKPAIAQLKDWLNLDLSQWQLAIASPDLKIDKTLENLPGMELKDGQGFLLEARRPTAK; the protein is encoded by the coding sequence GTGGATATTTCACAACACATCAAACTTGTCGAGGGCGAGACAAAAGCGCTCCAAAGCTGGGCTACAGCCGTTGCTGAATCAGAAGATAGCTATTTCCATAAGGCACAACAATTAGTCTCGCAATTGGGCGCGCACTATCGAGAAGATGGACTGACTCAACTGGGGTTTTGGACTCCCGAACTGACCGCAGAGGTCATTCAAACCGAGCGAGAAATTTATCTCGAAGTGTTCACCCCTCTAGAAACTATTGATTTTCGCGCTCCCCAACAAACCATTCCCTTCCGTCGAGACTCTATTCCCTTACCCCAACAGGGAGAATTCGTCTGGGGCGTGCTTTCGGGATTGCAGCCGGGAACGCGGGAACAAGCAGGATCTTTTTATTGGTTGCGGTACTACGATAACGTCCAGGGCGTGATGCACGTCATTCGGGATGTTTTTGCCAACTCCTTACCTTACGGTTCCTTTGCCCCGGCAGAGTTGTACGATATGGAGCAATTGCAACAGAACCGGGCGGATCGCAGCTATTTTCAAAGAACGGCCCTTCCTACCGCCTTGATCTCTAGAGCATCGCTTTCTGAGATTGTTTTGCCGAGGGTTCCCGCACCGGTGAACATTCTACAAATTCATGTGGGTACGGCTTCTGCCGAGGGAACCTTTGAAGGGTTAACGCAGATTTATCGCCAAATTTCCCAAAAGCTTGCCAACAAAGAACCCTTAACCCCCGCACAAGAAAATTACGTCGGCTACGATGCGATTCAACTGCTGCCCATCGAACCCACGATTGAGTACCGTTTGGACGATGGGAATGAAGCACACGAATTTTTCGCGATCGCGGGAGACAGCGAACTCGAACCCGAAAAAGTCTCCTTCAATCGCCCGATCTCCATCACCCTGCGAAAACCCAATACGCAAAACTGGGGCTACGACGTTCCCATTTTAGGCTCCACGACAACCAATCCCGCCCTCCTGGGCAGTTTGCGCCCCGATGAATTGGTGGATTTCATTGCCACCTTGCACAATTTTTCCCAAGGCCCCATTCAACTCATCTACGATCTCGTCTACGGACACGCCGACAACCAAGCGATAGAACTGATTAACCGCCAGTTCTTCAAAGGGCCGAATATGTACGGGCAGGACTTAAACCACCAACTCCCCATCGTTCGGGCAATTCTTTTGGAGATGCAACAGCGCAAACTCAATACGGGCGCAGATGGAATTCGTATTGATGGGGGACAGGATTTTCGCTTCTTCAACCCCCTTACCGGGCGCATCGAACAGGACGATCCCTACCTGCTAGCAATGAGCGACGTGGTACAGGAGATTGACGGCTACCAGCGCTTGCTCTTCACCATTTTTGAGGACGGACGACCTTGGCCTGAAGAGGGATGGGAAAAGAAATCCACCTATCGCGATTTAATTGCCCTCAAACCGGAATCTTACCAGTGGGGTCCGTTGATTTTTGCCCATAATACTCCCACCCTGCAAGGATTTTGGGCGCAGAAGTGGCAGCGCGTTTGCGAAGTGATGTTTAAAGGCGATCGCTGGATTACAGGTTGTGCCAACCACGACACCGTGCGTCGGGGCAACCAAGTTGCTCTCAGCGAAAAGATCGATTGGAATTTAGGGGAAACATTGCCGGAAGTCATCAACAATGCCTACGACAACCCCGCAACCTATCTCTGGGTTTACGGCTTTAGTCCCGGACTGCCGATGGATTTTCTCAATGCCTTGATGCGCGGCAGTTGGGGATTTTTCCGCAATACGGATACTCGTTACGGGGTGAAGGTCGTGTCGGAGGAAGCGGGCTTTCTCGACTGGCAAGTGACCCCCGAACTCTACGAGGAACCCGATGCATTTCCTCGACTCAAAGCCTTGGGGTTCAATAAATTGGAGGTATTGCGGCAGTTTGTCAAAGCCTTAGCGATCGCGATTGTGGAAACGGATTACGATCTGGAGAAAGTCGCGCAGATTTGTCAGTACTGCTTGAGCGATACGCCGGGAGTCTGCGAAATCGAACCGCTCAAAAATCTCAATCAAGCGGATAAACCCGAATTTCTTGCCTTGTTAGATATTCCTAAACTCGAAGCCTTTGCGATGGCATTTATGGAAGATGGTTACGAACTGTGCCGCGTTGCCCGCTATCATTCGGCAATAGAGTCTGGACGCAGTTGTTTTAATTTAGCTTTACGCAACTATCGCCATGAAAATCCTTGGTTGCGGGAGAATTTGGGAGAGCGCGATCGGTTTAATAGCGTTCGAGATGAGGAGAAAACGATTTTTTACGGGATGCGTACCGCACCGAGGCGCAAACCGACAGATCGCGATCGGAGGGTGGTTTTAGTGGCTCACATGGGCGGCAAACCCGCGATCGCGCAATTGAAAGATTGGTTGAATCTCGATCTGTCTCAATGGCAACTCGCGATCGCGTCCCCGGATCTCAAAATCGATAAAACCCTCGAAAATCTCCCCGGAATGGAACTCAAAGACGGACAAGGCTTTTTACTCGAAGCGCGCCGCCCAACTGCGAAATAA
- a CDS encoding HAD-IIB family hydrolase gives MNANHALVLATDLDGTFLGGSDRQRAEFYQYIEQWRDRVLLVFVTGRDLDFINGLCEDPAFPKPDYIIGDVGTTIVRGATHDPVPEVQDWVAQRWGNANARVKQMLEGEPGLELQPVDTQRRVSYYYKPEKLQESTVKKIEDAGFDCILSADVYLDVMPKGISKGPTLLKFIDVMGLNAENVIPCGDTLNDLSLFETGLKGVAVGNSEPKLVEKIKTMENVYHSPHPGVAGIWDGLKVYGKHPA, from the coding sequence ATGAATGCTAACCACGCTCTAGTTCTGGCGACCGATCTAGATGGTACGTTTTTAGGCGGTTCAGATCGACAGCGCGCAGAATTTTATCAGTATATCGAGCAGTGGCGCGATCGCGTTCTGCTCGTTTTTGTCACCGGACGAGACTTAGACTTCATCAACGGACTCTGCGAAGACCCCGCCTTCCCCAAACCCGATTACATCATCGGCGATGTCGGCACGACCATCGTGCGCGGCGCAACCCACGACCCCGTACCAGAGGTACAAGATTGGGTCGCACAGCGTTGGGGCAATGCCAACGCGCGAGTCAAACAGATGTTAGAGGGCGAACCCGGTTTGGAATTGCAACCCGTCGATACCCAACGGCGCGTTTCCTACTACTACAAACCGGAAAAATTGCAAGAAAGTACGGTCAAAAAAATCGAAGATGCGGGCTTTGATTGCATCCTTTCCGCAGATGTCTACCTCGATGTCATGCCCAAAGGAATTTCCAAAGGACCCACCCTCCTAAAATTCATCGACGTAATGGGATTAAACGCCGAGAACGTCATTCCTTGCGGCGACACCCTCAACGACCTCTCCCTCTTTGAAACCGGACTCAAAGGCGTTGCAGTCGGCAACTCAGAACCCAAACTCGTTGAAAAAATCAAAACAATGGAGAACGTCTACCACAGCCCCCATCCCGGCGTAGCTGGCATTTGGGACGGGCTGAAAGTGTACGGCAAACATCCCGCTTAA